One region of Asterias rubens chromosome 5, eAstRub1.3, whole genome shotgun sequence genomic DNA includes:
- the LOC117290871 gene encoding transmembrane protein 116-like encodes MMNQLRTSSAPMVTKELISAPCYNTSREEEVLDMLHYVHAFFASMSILGSLSIIIYALCRKVIKTSDIRPLFHLAVADLCLAICWLIGAILWNIPFEGAGSQGFKICTVLQAVTEMFNVISFFLTINYALNVYLRLKDRLNRVQKLTLLHTMTPMVWIMRLFYVISWLMPIAVMTPVVVVYNHLKSQDPCTECLVLFFKPSVRGEGGSFESWSWEHYGAIFFVSSLIISMVAIVTFYALSARVYRKLTKKNVWTNKQRRALIDLCKRISLYISVFLICWTPALALNIMDLLKRDEVSVVEYDWLYVLQGVTAPSQGFLNCMVYGWTRTSFRMAKSPQDMKPILKQRYRVYGTSKFPSAAITPISRQSAASDFSEDSSIPSAPPTLIEVRSSSA; translated from the exons ATGATGAATCAACTACGTACAAGCTCAGCACCCATGGTGACTAAAGAGTTGATTTCTGCTCCATGCTACAATACGTCAAGGGAAGAAGAAGTG CTTGACATGCTTCATTATGTCCATGCTTTCTTCGCATCGATGAGTATTCTTGGATCTCTATCGATAATCATCTACGCACTGTGTAGGAAAGTCATCAAAACATCAGAT ATTCGGCCATTGTTCCACCTCGCTGTTGCTGATTTATGTCTTGCAATCTGCTGGCTCATTGGGGCCATTCTCTGGAATATTCCATTTGAAGGAGCCGGCTCACAAGGCTTCAAAATCTGCACAGTACTCCAGGCAGTCACAGAG ATGTTCAATGTCATCAGTTTCTTCCTGACCATCAACTATGCACTCAACGTGTACCTGAGGTTAAAGGATAGACTGAATAGAGTACAGAAGCTAACCCTGTTACAT ACGATGACTCCAATGGTGTGGATCATGCGGCTATTTTACGTTATTTCATG GTTGATGCCAATTGCTGTGATGACTCCAGTGGTGGTAGTTTATAATCATCTCAAATCACAAGACCCTTGtactga ATGCTTAGTGCTGTTCTTCAAGCCATCAGTCAGAGGG gaaggTGGTTCATTTGAATCGTGGTCATGGGAACATTATGGTGCCATCTTCTTTGTGTCCTCATTAATAATCAGCATGGTTGCTATTGTG ACGTTTTATGCTTTATCAGCCAGAGTGTACAGAAAGCTCACAAAGAAAAATG tTTGGACAAACAAGCAGCGGCGAGCCTTAATAGATCTCTGCAAACGCATCTCCCTCTATATTTCTGTCTTTCTAATCTGCTGGACTCCAG CTTTAGCTCTAAATATTATGGACCTCCTAAAGAGAGATGAAGTGTCGGTGGTAGAATATGACTGGCTTTATGTCCTTCAG ggaGTCACAGCACCGAGTCAAGGCTTTCTGAACTGCATGGTCTACGGCTGGACTCGAACCAGCTTCAGGATGGCCAAGTCCCCTCAAGACATGAAGCCAATTCTGAAGCAGAGGTATCGTGTTTACGGCACTTCTAAATTCCCGTCTGCAGCAATAACCCCCATCAGTCGTCAGTCAGCGGCTTCTGATTTCTCCGAGGACTCATCAATACCCAGCGCTCCTCCTACCCTGATTGAAGTGAGGAGTAGTTCAGCTTGa